The following proteins are encoded in a genomic region of Methanoculleus bourgensis MS2:
- a CDS encoding Tfx family DNA-binding protein, whose product MKQGLLTDRQKEVLRYRKKGLTQQQIADIIKTSKANVCTIEKAALENIARARDTLEFLYTLDAAHLCTLKGGLDLLKAPEIIYTEAEKMGVKVKYDTISLINRLRDANPDRFRGRQVREDVEVYINEDGDLYFG is encoded by the coding sequence ATGAAACAAGGTCTGCTTACCGACCGCCAGAAAGAAGTACTGCGGTATCGGAAAAAAGGGTTGACGCAGCAACAGATTGCAGATATCATCAAGACATCAAAAGCTAACGTCTGCACCATCGAGAAGGCTGCTCTCGAGAACATCGCACGGGCACGTGACACCCTCGAGTTCCTCTACACACTTGACGCTGCACACCTCTGCACGCTCAAAGGCGGCCTCGACCTGCTCAAGGCTCCCGAGATCATCTACACCGAAGCCGAGAAGATGGGGGTGAAGGTCAAGTATGACACGATCTCGCTCATCAACAGGCTCAGGGACGCCAACCCCGACCGGTTCAGGGGCAGGCAGGTCCGCGAGGATGTGGAGGTCTACATCAACGAAGACGGCGACCTGTACTTCGGATGA
- a CDS encoding 5,10-methylenetetrahydromethanopterin reductase, whose amino-acid sequence MTTYGIEFVPGSVNVKQVVTYTKLAESKDIDFAWITNHYNNRHAYPTLAMIAANTDTIKMGPGIMNTFTDTPAAIASFMATLNEISDGRAVLGIGPGDLSTLPKLAIDPAKPVSRLREGVVQIKKLLAGEEVKKTGEMEFFDYDGAKLTGVTLPGKKGIPVYIGAQGPKMLELAGEIGEGALINASNPKDFQIAIPIIKKAMEAVGKKKFDVGAYTAMSIDRDEKKARNAAKIVAAFIAAGSPPPVLKRHGLDLGNVEKIKEALGRFDFKTVGGLVGDAEIDAFTIAGTPDMVKQKCDDLTKAGVTQIIFGSPLGPDMTNSIRLLGKYIV is encoded by the coding sequence TTGACAACATATGGAATCGAATTTGTGCCTGGATCAGTCAATGTCAAGCAGGTGGTAACCTACACCAAGCTTGCAGAGTCGAAGGATATCGACTTTGCGTGGATTACCAACCACTACAACAACCGTCACGCCTATCCGACTCTCGCCATGATCGCGGCGAACACCGACACGATCAAGATGGGACCGGGTATCATGAATACGTTCACCGACACCCCGGCAGCCATTGCATCCTTTATGGCTACCTTAAACGAGATCTCCGACGGACGTGCCGTCCTCGGTATTGGGCCCGGTGACCTCTCGACGCTCCCGAAACTCGCGATCGACCCCGCAAAGCCTGTCAGCCGCCTGAGGGAAGGTGTCGTCCAGATCAAGAAGCTTCTTGCCGGTGAGGAAGTCAAGAAGACCGGTGAGATGGAGTTCTTCGACTACGACGGCGCCAAGCTGACCGGCGTCACCCTGCCCGGCAAGAAGGGCATCCCGGTCTACATCGGTGCCCAGGGTCCCAAGATGCTCGAGCTCGCCGGTGAGATCGGTGAGGGTGCCCTGATCAACGCGTCCAACCCCAAGGACTTCCAGATCGCCATCCCGATCATCAAGAAGGCGATGGAGGCAGTGGGCAAGAAGAAGTTCGACGTCGGTGCCTACACCGCCATGTCCATCGACAGGGACGAGAAGAAGGCCCGGAACGCTGCAAAGATCGTGGCCGCATTCATCGCCGCAGGCTCTCCGCCCCCGGTACTCAAGCGCCACGGACTTGATCTGGGCAACGTCGAGAAGATCAAGGAAGCGCTCGGACGCTTTGACTTCAAGACCGTCGGCGGCCTCGTCGGCGATGCGGAGATCGACGCCTTCACCATTGCCGGAACCCCCGACATGGTCAAGCAGAAGTGTGACGATCTCACAAAGGCTGGAGTTACCCAGATCATCTTCGGTTCGCCCCTCGGCCCCGACATGACCAACTCCATCCGCCTGCTCGGTAAGTACATCGTGTAA
- a CDS encoding F420-dependent methylenetetrahydromethanopterin dehydrogenase: MVVKVGIAKLGNIASGVMAELLLDERADREDMITFMATSGTKLQPEDIDRVVSNMKAWAPDFCIVVSPNGVLPGPTQAREDLAAAGIPCIVITDDVTTKKDQFAALKESDFGYIIMKADAMIGARREFLDPIEMADYNGNLVKVLAITGAYRKMQLELDKVIDQVKAGKKGKDLVLPKVVMTSDKAVDGEFSNPYALAKARAAYEIAQQVAAVNVKGCFMTKEWEKYIPIVASAHEMMRQAMILCEEARDLEKGMDAVIRKPHKKTGEIVSKTKLISKPE, translated from the coding sequence GTGGTAGTTAAAGTAGGAATTGCGAAACTGGGAAATATCGCCAGTGGTGTAATGGCTGAACTTCTCCTCGATGAGCGCGCCGACCGTGAGGATATGATCACCTTCATGGCGACCTCCGGGACGAAACTGCAGCCTGAGGACATTGACCGTGTAGTCAGCAATATGAAGGCATGGGCTCCGGACTTCTGTATCGTCGTATCCCCGAACGGCGTCCTCCCCGGACCTACCCAGGCCCGCGAAGACCTTGCAGCGGCCGGGATCCCCTGCATCGTCATCACCGACGATGTCACCACCAAGAAGGATCAGTTTGCAGCGCTCAAGGAGAGCGACTTCGGCTACATCATCATGAAGGCCGACGCCATGATCGGCGCCCGCCGTGAGTTCCTGGACCCCATCGAGATGGCGGACTACAACGGGAACCTCGTCAAGGTGCTCGCCATCACCGGCGCGTACCGCAAGATGCAGCTGGAGCTCGACAAGGTGATCGACCAGGTGAAGGCAGGCAAGAAGGGCAAGGACCTCGTGCTTCCGAAGGTCGTCATGACCTCCGACAAGGCGGTCGACGGCGAGTTCAGCAACCCCTACGCGCTCGCGAAGGCTCGTGCCGCCTACGAGATTGCGCAGCAGGTTGCCGCGGTCAACGTCAAGGGCTGCTTCATGACGAAGGAGTGGGAGAAGTACATCCCGATCGTCGCGAGCGCCCACGAGATGATGCGCCAGGCCATGATCCTCTGCGAGGAGGCCCGCGACCTCGAGAAGGGTATGGACGCGGTCATCCGGAAGCCCCACAAGAAGACCGGCGAGATCGTCTCGAAGACGAAACTCATCAGCAAGCCCGAGTGA
- a CDS encoding galactose-1-phosphate uridylyltransferase translates to MFTIHEIRTNRGILQYRRESLTGIRCRISPVRVERQINTAPVMPYSREGCPFCPETIDTATPTFEDGSRLRCGESVTFPNLYPFAEDHVVTVITPDHSTDQFDRRSLADAISGTAEALARSSGYASINWNYLPSAGASIVHPHLQGMADPYPTRLADLYISGGRRYLAGNGRLYWDDLVEHERYSDRFLFEDEIFWSASPVPLGEREVRGILPVSTLADLGPYIEPLVDGLLKVIAFYRHLGTHAFNISIFFDAPGMAGQGHRAFCSLISRLNPNSLSMCDSAFMERLHQEPVILTLPEDLGPLFRGGPRAP, encoded by the coding sequence ATGTTCACCATCCATGAGATCCGGACGAACCGGGGGATCCTCCAGTACCGCAGGGAGTCCCTCACCGGCATCAGGTGCCGGATCAGTCCCGTCCGGGTCGAACGGCAGATCAACACCGCCCCGGTCATGCCGTACTCCCGTGAAGGCTGCCCGTTCTGCCCCGAAACCATCGATACCGCCACACCGACCTTCGAGGACGGCAGCCGTCTCCGGTGCGGAGAGAGCGTGACATTCCCGAACCTCTATCCGTTTGCCGAAGACCACGTGGTCACGGTGATCACGCCTGATCATTCAACCGACCAGTTCGACCGCCGGTCTCTCGCCGATGCCATATCGGGCACGGCAGAGGCGCTTGCCCGGTCTTCGGGCTACGCGAGCATCAACTGGAACTATCTCCCTTCAGCGGGCGCGAGCATCGTCCACCCGCACCTGCAGGGCATGGCCGACCCGTATCCCACCCGGCTTGCCGACCTCTACATCTCCGGCGGCCGCCGCTACCTCGCCGGGAACGGCCGACTCTACTGGGACGACCTAGTGGAGCACGAGCGCTATTCAGACCGGTTTCTCTTCGAGGATGAGATCTTCTGGTCAGCAAGTCCGGTCCCTCTCGGCGAGCGGGAGGTGCGCGGTATCCTGCCGGTATCGACACTCGCCGATCTCGGGCCCTACATCGAGCCGCTGGTCGACGGGCTCCTCAAGGTCATCGCCTTCTACCGGCACCTCGGGACGCATGCTTTCAACATCTCAATCTTTTTTGACGCTCCCGGGATGGCGGGGCAGGGCCACCGGGCTTTCTGCTCCCTGATCTCAAGACTGAATCCGAACAGCCTCTCAATGTGTGATTCAGCGTTCATGGAGCGGCTGCACCAGGAACCGGTCATCCTGACGCTCCCCGAAGACCTGGGCCCCCTCTTCCGGGGCGGGCCGCGCGCACCGTGA
- a CDS encoding 50S ribosomal protein L3, producing the protein MPKYNRPRRGSLAYSPRKRAKSPVPGYGSWPEYTGVPTVQGFAGYKVGMTHVVMVDDHKSSPTEGKDVMVPVTVVEVPPMRVAGVRAYCEDTYGKHALTEAWTTDLDEELSRRITIPKNHDTVAALDAIRKAIGEGRVTELYAITYTQPDALTGVPKKVPDLMEMRIAGGSLDDQIEYAAGILGKEIEITGNFEAGEYIDVTAVTTGKGTEGPVKRWGVQVRKRKHSRGGKKRHIGNLGPWHPHHVRWQVPQIGQMGYQQRTEFNKRILKIGTNGDDITPAGGFLHYGVVRGPYVLIKGSVPGPNKRLVRIRPAIRQGEHILRTPAISFVSTESKQG; encoded by the coding sequence ATGCCGAAGTATAACAGGCCACGCAGGGGATCCCTCGCATACAGCCCGAGAAAACGGGCAAAGAGCCCTGTTCCCGGGTACGGCTCATGGCCGGAGTACACGGGAGTCCCGACAGTGCAGGGATTCGCAGGGTACAAGGTGGGGATGACCCACGTCGTCATGGTGGACGACCACAAGAGCAGCCCCACCGAAGGCAAGGACGTGATGGTGCCGGTGACCGTGGTTGAGGTTCCACCCATGCGGGTGGCGGGTGTGCGCGCATACTGCGAGGATACTTACGGAAAGCACGCGCTGACCGAGGCCTGGACAACCGACCTCGATGAGGAGTTGTCCCGCCGCATCACCATCCCGAAGAACCACGATACCGTTGCCGCCCTCGATGCCATCAGGAAGGCGATCGGCGAAGGCAGGGTCACGGAACTCTACGCCATCACCTACACACAGCCTGATGCCCTCACCGGCGTCCCGAAGAAGGTCCCTGACCTGATGGAGATGCGGATCGCCGGCGGAAGCCTTGACGACCAGATCGAGTACGCCGCCGGGATCCTCGGGAAGGAGATTGAGATCACCGGGAACTTCGAGGCCGGTGAGTATATCGACGTGACCGCCGTCACCACCGGTAAGGGCACAGAGGGTCCCGTCAAGCGTTGGGGCGTCCAGGTCCGGAAGCGGAAACACTCCCGCGGCGGCAAGAAGCGCCACATCGGTAACCTTGGTCCCTGGCACCCGCACCACGTCAGGTGGCAGGTCCCCCAGATCGGCCAGATGGGCTACCAGCAGCGTACCGAGTTCAACAAGCGTATCTTAAAGATCGGCACCAATGGCGACGACATAACACCCGCGGGCGGATTCCTCCACTACGGTGTTGTGCGCGGCCCCTATGTGCTGATCAAGGGTTCAGTCCCCGGGCCGAACAAGCGGCTGGTCCGGATACGGCCCGCGATACGGCAGGGAGAACACATTCTTCGCACGCCGGCGATCAGTTTCGTCAGCACGGAGAGCAAGCAGGGGTGA